The following DNA comes from Streptococcus canis.
ACTGCTTTTTTATTACTTAAAATCAGGAGGCAAGATGATAAGGATAAGAAGTCCTACTTAAAGGAAAATCAAATAGTAAGAGTATAAGCGATTGGCAAAGTATGAAGTCCGGTCGCTTTTTTTATTTAAAAGAAAAGGAGAAATTTTAATGAAGCAAGAAATGATTAATATTGATGCCAACTTGTTGGCAGAACCGACTTTCTCAAAATTTGAAAAAGAGGGAGAAAAAGTGGAAGTTGCAAACTTCACGCTTGTAAAAAAGTACGGAAAAGGCAAGGAGTACATTAACTGTGCAGCTTATGGAGAAAAGGCAGAAATAGCAAAAGCCTTTGAAAAAGGCGATTTAATCCATATCTTTGGCTACTTTAAGAAGCGTGAAAAAGAGGGAAAGACTTACAAGAACTTTGTTGTGAAGTCATATAACAAGATTGAAAAGAAAGAAAAAAACGAGGAGGAATAAATCATGGAATTTTTTGGACAAGCAGTCAATGTATTAAAGATTTTAGTAATGGCAGTAGGTGCAGGACTTGGAGCGTGGGGTGTTATCAATCTTATGGAAGGATATGGTAATGACAATCCCGGAGCAAAGTCTCAGGGGATTAAGCAGCTAATGGCGGGTGGAGGTATTGTTCTAATTGGATTAAAGCTGATTCCACTACTTGCTAATGTATTAAAGTAGGGAGATAGCCTATGTTTGGGATATTCGACAAAATAGAAGAATTTTTTAAAGAACTTCTACTGGGCGGTATCCAAGCAAATCTAGAGTCTATGTTTCTTGATATTAACGATAAAGTTGGTGTGGTTGCAACAGATGTAGGTAAAACGCCTATGGGGTGGAATGGAGATGTATTTGCCTTTATCAAAAGCATTAACGATTCCGTCATTATTCCCATAGCAGGGCTAATCATCACAGCAGTCCTTTGTATTGAGCTTATCAACATGGTAATGCAAAAGAACAATATGCACGATACGGATACCTTTGAATTTTTCAAGTACATCATAAAGATGTGGATTGCCGTATGGTTAGTATCTCATGCCTTTGAGTTTTCAATGGCGGTCTTTGATGTGGCACAACATATGGTAAATAAGGCGGCAGGGGTGATAAACACCTCTGCCACCGTTTCCGGAGATCAGATAGTGGCAATGATGGATACCTTAAAAGAAAAGGAACTTGGAGAACTTGTCATGATTCTCTTTGAAACCTCTCTCATCAAGGTTGCTATACAGGTAATCTCTGTTGTAATCATGCTTGTGGTTTACGGAAGAATGTTTGAGATTTATGTTTACTCATCGGTTTCAGCCATTCCCTTTGCCACAATGGGAAACAAAGAGTGGGGTCAGATTGGAACAAATTATATCAAAGGCTTATTTGCCATAGGACTACAAGGACTCTTTTTAATGGTTTGTCTTGGAATATATGCAGTATTAGTTAAGACAATACAGATAACAGATATACACACAAGTACCTTTACGATACTTGGATATGCGGTTTTGCTGGGGTTAATGATGTTAAAGAGCGGAACACTGGCCAAAAGCGTATTAAATGCACACTAAAAGAAAGGAAAGATATGATGAACAAAAGAAAAACAGTATTTACAGCAGTAGTAGTTGGAATAGGTATTATGGCGGTGATGGATAGAATCAGGATTCACAGCAAGGTAAATGCTTTGGAAGAAAGAACAAAAGACATTGGTAGCTGCCATAATGATTTTTGCTTAATTCAGAAAAGATATAACAGAAGTACAGATGAACAGATTGCAAGTATTCAGGAAGAAATCGGCTCCGTATATGAGCATATAGAAGAACTTTCAAAGGAAAAAGAAGATGGGAGGTAAGTTATGGCATATGTACCTATACCTAAAGACTTAAAGAAGGTAAAAACAAAGGTGGCATTTAACCTGACGAAAAGACAGCTTATCGGTTTTACGATTGCAGGACTTATTGGAATACCAATCTATTTATTTATGCGAAAGGTAGTTCCAAATGATATAGCAGTCATATTTCTCATTGTGTCCACTCTTCCTATATTTTTCATCACTCTTTTTGAAAAGGACGGACTTAACTTTGAGAAATATTTTAAGTATATTTACCTTCATAAATTTTATCAGCCACAGAAAAGAGTGAGAAAGGAGGTTTACCTTGAAAGACAAAAGAAAGATTCAGCAGCTAAAGCTCATGCAAAACAAAAAGAAGTTAAGAATTCAAAGACAGGACTTAAAGCAAAATAAGGGAAAATCTAAAAAAGATAAAGGCGGGCTACTTGACCTTATCTTTAGGAAAGAACCAAAAAGATATACTGTTGAAGATACCATTCCCTACCTTAGACTCTTAAAAAGTGGGATATGTCAGATTGATGAAAATCATTTTAATAAGAGTATCGCCTTTGAGGATATAAACTATCAGCTTGCATTAGAAGAAGATAGGGATTTGATTTTTAATCAGTTTGCAAACTTTCTTAACTCCTTTGATCCAAGTATCAGCATAGAGTTTTCGTATATCAATCAGCTTGGCAGAAATGAAGAAATGAAATCGGCAATTCAAATACCGGACAAAGGAGATGGCTTTGACGATATACGCCTTGAGTTTCGAGAGATGCTAAAAAGTCAGATTGTCAAGGGAAATAACGGACTGAAAAAATCAAAATATGTAACTTTTACAGTAGAAGCGGATAATTTAGAACAGGCAACATCAAAACTGGAAAGAATGGAGATAGATATATTATCAAGCCTTAAAAGTATGGGAGTAAGAGCAGAAAGCCTTAACGGAGAGGAAAGGCTAAAGATACTTCATGATGTTTTAAATCCGAATAAGACCTTTGAATTTTCATATAAGGACTTAAAGAAAAAGGAAAGTACAAAGACATATATTGCTCCAGATGAATTTAACTTTACACCGTCAAGGTATTTTAAGTTTGGAAAGTTTATCGGAGCAGCAAGTCATTTTCAAATTCTTGCAAGTGAGCTTTCAGACCGTATGCTTGCCGAGTTTTTGGATATAGATGATAACATCAATATCTCTTTTCATATAAAGGCAATTGAGCAATCAGAAGCCATCAAGATGGTAAAAAGAAAAAATACCGATATTGATAAGATGAAGATTGAGGAAAACAAAAAGGCTGTAAGGTCAGGCTATGATATGGACATTCTCCCATCAGACCTTATTACCTACGGAGAAGATGTCAAAAGCCTCTTAAAAGACTTACAAACAAGAGATGAAAGGATGTTTGTTGTAAGTATTGTCTTTATGAACTTTGCAAGGACAATTCAAAAGCTCGATAACACCATCTCCCAGATAAGCTCTATTGCCAATAAGCATAACTGTAAATTGAAAAGACTTGACCATACGCAGGAACAGGGCTTAGTGAGTGTGTTGCCTCTTGGGATAAATAAGATTGAAATAGATAGAGGACTGACAAGTTCATCAACAGCGGTCTTTATGCCCTTTACAACAGAGGAGCTTTTTATCAACTCATCAAACAGTTTGTATTACGGTCTAAATGCCCTGAGTCATAACCTGATTATGGCTGACAGAAAGAAGTTAAAGAACCCAAACGGTCTTATCTTAGGAACGCCCGGAAGTGGTAAATCCTTTAGTGCTAAAAGGGAGATGGCAAATGCTATTTTAGTAACGGATGATGATGTGATTATCTGTGATCCGGAAGGAGAGGTGCGACAAGAAGTCGTGTTATAAATTGCTGGTTTAGCTACTCTATCCATTTGGAGTAATCCTACCACAGCCTGCTTGACTGGTAACGGTCATGTTGGGAAGCCTGTGGAACAATATGGAAAGTCTGATAGCCTAAATCAGATGGACTGTTAGGATAAGAATACTATGGTGAACAGATAGTGAATCATTGCAAGAGTCGTTACAGGGACTAAGTGAAATAAGGCTGAAACACTTACACCAAAAGGTACGGAGGAGGTCATTGGGGCTTTCATAACCTAATGACAAATGGACACATTCTTCCCGGCTCAAAGATGGCACCTAAGGTATTCACAATTATTTATCATACGGAACTTGGTAAGCCCTATGTATTCCTTCTAATTTGTTAGAAGGTATTGAACTCGCAAGAGGGATAGATGATACAGAGGGTAGAGGAAAGGATAAAAAGCGAAGGCTCCAGCTGTAATGGCAGGAGATAGGGGTTCAAACTTTGCCCTGACCTGAAAGGGTGCAGACTTATCCTATGGTATTTCATGACAAGAAATGGAG
Coding sequences within:
- a CDS encoding single-stranded DNA-binding protein gives rise to the protein MKQEMINIDANLLAEPTFSKFEKEGEKVEVANFTLVKKYGKGKEYINCAAYGEKAEIAKAFEKGDLIHIFGYFKKREKEGKTYKNFVVKSYNKIEKKEKNEEE
- a CDS encoding Maff2 family mobile element protein, encoding MEFFGQAVNVLKILVMAVGAGLGAWGVINLMEGYGNDNPGAKSQGIKQLMAGGGIVLIGLKLIPLLANVLK
- a CDS encoding VirB6/TrbL-like conjugal transfer protein, CD1112 family, with translation MFGIFDKIEEFFKELLLGGIQANLESMFLDINDKVGVVATDVGKTPMGWNGDVFAFIKSINDSVIIPIAGLIITAVLCIELINMVMQKNNMHDTDTFEFFKYIIKMWIAVWLVSHAFEFSMAVFDVAQHMVNKAAGVINTSATVSGDQIVAMMDTLKEKELGELVMILFETSLIKVAIQVISVVIMLVVYGRMFEIYVYSSVSAIPFATMGNKEWGQIGTNYIKGLFAIGLQGLFLMVCLGIYAVLVKTIQITDIHTSTFTILGYAVLLGLMMLKSGTLAKSVLNAH
- a CDS encoding conjugal transfer protein translates to MNKRKTVFTAVVVGIGIMAVMDRIRIHSKVNALEERTKDIGSCHNDFCLIQKRYNRSTDEQIASIQEEIGSVYEHIEELSKEKEDGR
- a CDS encoding PrgI family protein, with translation MAYVPIPKDLKKVKTKVAFNLTKRQLIGFTIAGLIGIPIYLFMRKVVPNDIAVIFLIVSTLPIFFITLFEKDGLNFEKYFKYIYLHKFYQPQKRVRKEVYLERQKKDSAAKAHAKQKEVKNSKTGLKAK